A DNA window from Streptomyces sp. 71268 contains the following coding sequences:
- a CDS encoding ATP-binding cassette domain-containing protein: MVELSDVSKYYGNVKALEGVSLEVRAGEISCVLGDNGAGKSTLIKIISGLHQHDAGTFRIDGQTARLGSPREALDRGIATVYQDLAVVPLMPVWRNFFLGSEPTKGRGPLRRLDTATMRETTRTELRRMGIDLRDVDQPIGTLSGGERQCVAIARAVYFGAKVLVLDEPTAALGVKQSGVVLKYVAAARDAGLGVVLITHNPHHAYLVGDRFVLLKRGTMAGSHAKSEITLDELTRQMAGGSELEELSHELARASTPTLRPGRPTAE, encoded by the coding sequence CTGGTCGAGCTGAGCGACGTCAGCAAGTACTACGGCAACGTCAAGGCGCTTGAGGGCGTCTCGCTTGAGGTGCGGGCCGGCGAGATCAGTTGCGTGCTGGGCGACAACGGCGCGGGCAAGTCCACCCTCATCAAGATCATCTCCGGGCTGCACCAGCACGACGCCGGCACCTTCCGCATCGACGGCCAGACGGCGCGGCTCGGCTCCCCGCGCGAGGCGCTCGACCGGGGCATCGCCACCGTCTACCAGGACCTGGCCGTGGTGCCGCTGATGCCGGTGTGGCGCAACTTCTTCCTCGGCTCCGAGCCGACGAAGGGCCGTGGCCCGCTGCGTCGCCTGGACACCGCGACCATGCGCGAGACGACCCGCACCGAGCTGCGGCGGATGGGCATCGACCTGCGCGACGTGGACCAGCCGATCGGCACCCTCTCCGGCGGCGAGCGGCAGTGCGTGGCGATCGCGCGGGCCGTCTACTTCGGCGCCAAGGTCCTCGTCCTGGACGAGCCGACCGCGGCGCTCGGCGTCAAGCAGTCCGGCGTCGTCCTCAAGTACGTCGCCGCGGCCCGCGACGCCGGCCTCGGCGTGGTCCTCATCACGCACAACCCGCACCACGCGTACCTGGTCGGCGACCGCTTCGTCCTCCTCAAGCGGGGCACGATGGCGGGCAGCCACGCCAAGTCGGAGATCACCCTGGACGAGCTGACCCGGCAGATGGCCGGCGGCAGCGAGCTGGAGGAGCTGAGCCACGAACTGGCCCGCGCCAGCACGCCCACCCTGCGCCCGGGCCGACCCACGGCCGAGTGA
- a CDS encoding ROK family glucokinase: protein MSLYRERVHRGSARATVLRTVGTRERRSHLTAPRVPTVGIDIGGTKVAAGVVDADGNILERLRTETPDKSKSPKVVEDTIVELVLDLSDRHDVHAVGIGAAGWVDADRSRVLFAPHLAWRDEPLRDRLAGRLAVPVMVDNDANTAAWAEWRFGAGRGEDHLVMITLGTGIGGAILEDGQVKRGKYGVAGEFGHMQVVPAGHRCPCGNRGCWEQYSSGNALVREARELAAADSPVAYGIIDRVGGNVQEITGPIITELARDGDAMCVELLQDIGQWLGVGIANLAAALDPSCFVIGGGVSAADDLLIGPARDAFRRTLTGRGYRPEARIIKAQLGNEAGLVGAADLARLVARRFRRANRRRVERYERYAQAGRR, encoded by the coding sequence ATGAGCCTGTACCGCGAGCGAGTGCACCGAGGCTCCGCCCGGGCCACCGTGCTGCGCACCGTAGGCACCCGCGAGCGCCGCTCACACCTGACCGCGCCCCGGGTGCCCACCGTGGGCATCGACATTGGGGGGACCAAGGTCGCGGCGGGCGTCGTGGACGCCGACGGCAACATACTGGAGCGGCTCCGTACCGAGACCCCGGACAAGTCCAAGAGCCCCAAGGTCGTCGAGGACACCATCGTCGAGCTGGTGCTCGACCTGTCCGACCGGCACGACGTGCACGCGGTGGGCATCGGCGCGGCCGGCTGGGTGGACGCCGACCGCTCCCGGGTGCTGTTCGCGCCCCACCTGGCCTGGCGCGACGAGCCGCTGCGGGACCGACTCGCCGGGCGGCTCGCGGTGCCGGTCATGGTCGACAACGACGCCAACACCGCCGCCTGGGCGGAGTGGCGGTTCGGCGCCGGGCGCGGCGAGGACCACCTGGTGATGATCACGCTCGGCACCGGCATCGGCGGCGCGATCCTGGAGGACGGCCAGGTCAAGCGCGGCAAGTACGGCGTCGCCGGCGAGTTCGGCCACATGCAGGTGGTGCCCGCGGGCCACCGCTGCCCGTGCGGCAACCGTGGCTGCTGGGAGCAGTACAGCTCGGGCAACGCGCTGGTCCGCGAGGCCAGGGAGCTGGCGGCGGCGGACTCGCCGGTGGCGTACGGGATCATCGACCGGGTCGGCGGCAACGTCCAGGAGATCACCGGTCCGATCATCACCGAGCTGGCCCGCGACGGCGACGCCATGTGTGTGGAACTCCTGCAGGACATCGGCCAGTGGCTCGGCGTGGGCATCGCCAACCTCGCCGCCGCGCTCGACCCGTCCTGCTTCGTCATCGGGGGCGGCGTAAGCGCCGCCGACGATCTCCTCATCGGGCCGGCCAGGGACGCGTTCCGGCGTACGCTCACCGGTCGTGGGTACCGGCCCGAGGCCCGCATCATCAAGGCCCAGCTCGGCAACGAGGCGGGGTTGGTCGGCGCGGCCGACCTGGCCCGCCTCGTCGCCCGCAGGTTCCGGCGCGCCAACCGGCGCCGGGTCGAGCGGTACGAGCGCTACGCACAGGCAGGACGGCGATGA